Proteins co-encoded in one Sinobacterium norvegicum genomic window:
- a CDS encoding GNAT family acetyltransferase: MPKHNKRLQPDSANRHFLCIKPAQKLPACYAVEAGVNNLMKVRIYNEEDQASVISLWGECGLVAPQNDPAKDIERKLKVDPDLFLVGIADNGIVATVMGGYEGHRGWINYLAVKPSEQRKGYGQSIMRAVEQALIEKGCPKINLQVRTTNEKVIAFYSAIGYGNDNVVGLGKRLEYDS; the protein is encoded by the coding sequence ATGCCAAAACATAACAAGCGCCTGCAACCTGACTCCGCAAACCGTCACTTTTTGTGCATAAAACCCGCACAAAAACTGCCAGCTTGCTACGCAGTTGAGGCGGGCGTTAACAATCTTATGAAAGTACGAATATATAACGAAGAGGATCAAGCATCCGTTATTTCTCTTTGGGGTGAATGCGGCCTTGTTGCGCCTCAGAATGACCCAGCCAAGGATATCGAGCGAAAGCTAAAAGTTGATCCCGATTTATTCTTAGTTGGGATCGCTGACAATGGAATTGTCGCAACCGTTATGGGTGGCTATGAAGGACATCGCGGATGGATAAATTATCTAGCGGTCAAACCATCAGAGCAGCGTAAGGGCTATGGCCAATCTATTATGCGAGCTGTCGAGCAGGCTCTTATAGAAAAAGGTTGCCCTAAAATCAACTTACAGGTTCGCACCACCAACGAGAAAGTCATCGCATTTTACTCAGCAATTGGCTATGGCAATGATAATGTTGTTGGTTTAGGGAAGCGCCTTGAGTATGATTCGTAG
- a CDS encoding GNAT family N-acetyltransferase produces the protein MKFSLFNESKSQQVIDLFKRVFSASEGEAEGQVIADFVTNLIATTAPQDLMGCIAEENEMVAGCIFFSRLTVPSGKVAFILSPVAVSTDDQSTGIGQNLIQYGLDHLKSFNVTLVFTYGDPSYYSKTGFEQINESVVQAPCPLSQPIGWLAQSLDGQVIQSMAGPTQCVEALNNPELW, from the coding sequence ATGAAGTTTTCACTATTTAATGAATCAAAATCTCAACAAGTGATCGATCTTTTCAAGCGAGTATTCTCTGCTTCTGAGGGAGAAGCAGAAGGTCAAGTAATTGCTGATTTTGTAACAAATCTCATTGCCACTACTGCGCCACAAGATCTAATGGGGTGCATTGCTGAAGAAAACGAGATGGTTGCTGGCTGCATATTCTTCAGTCGCCTTACCGTGCCTAGTGGTAAGGTTGCTTTCATTTTATCGCCGGTTGCCGTTTCAACAGATGATCAAAGCACAGGCATTGGCCAAAATCTAATCCAGTATGGCCTAGATCATCTCAAGTCTTTCAATGTCACTTTGGTCTTCACTTACGGCGACCCAAGTTACTATTCCAAAACTGGCTTCGAGCAAATCAATGAAAGTGTCGTACAAGCGCCCTGCCCTTTAAGCCAGCCAATTGGCTGGCTCGCGCAATCGCTTGACGGGCAAGTAATTCAGTCTATGGCTGGCCCTACTCAATGTGTTGAAGCATTAAATAATCCTGAACTATGGTAA
- a CDS encoding 6,7-dimethyl-8-ribityllumazine synthase, whose protein sequence is MTATTNSPKRIAFIQACWHRDIVDQARDGFVAEVGKRSSHHVDLFEVPGALEIPLQAKLLAKSGKYDAVVAAGLVVDGGIYRHEFVAQSVLDGLMQVQLEMEIPVLSVVLTPHHFHDGAEHKNYFSQHFVHKGQEAGATCVDILAFDGTPVNALAAAV, encoded by the coding sequence ATGACAGCTACAACTAATTCTCCCAAGCGTATTGCCTTTATCCAAGCCTGTTGGCACCGAGATATTGTCGACCAAGCCCGCGATGGCTTTGTCGCCGAAGTCGGCAAACGCAGCAGCCACCACGTCGATCTATTCGAAGTCCCAGGTGCCCTCGAAATTCCACTGCAGGCAAAATTGCTGGCCAAGTCTGGTAAGTATGACGCCGTTGTCGCCGCAGGTTTGGTCGTTGACGGTGGCATTTATCGCCACGAATTTGTCGCCCAGTCGGTACTCGATGGCCTGATGCAGGTGCAGCTGGAGATGGAAATCCCGGTCTTGTCGGTGGTACTGACACCGCATCACTTCCACGACGGTGCCGAGCACAAGAACTACTTCAGCCAGCACTTTGTCCACAAGGGCCAGGAAGCCGGTGCCACCTGTGTTGATATCCTCGCCTTCGATGGCACACCGGTTAACGCACTGGCTGCTGCTGTCTAG
- a CDS encoding sensor domain-containing diguanylate cyclase: MYTALLWTTVGLALGIAGTLVVLWLRRNTAKKRRQLITSDDAERSIRANYFAHVGTWEWEIKPNKLYWSDEIYAIFGHKVGDVTPSYSLFARAVHPDDIERVQKQEKACLAGDSRHEIEYRVIWPDGSVHWVMESGDVLFDEQGQAEKFTGIARDITASKESTERLKALAHFDALTGLPNRELLRIRIVEAMEKSKLTNSKMALVFMDLNKFKPINDVYGHVVGDKVLHAIAQRLNSSIRGSDTIARVGGDEFVAILNSINTTRDITTVVEKLRNVFLQPLAIDGRRHQLAISIGVSIYPDDASDIESLMHIADMAMYQAKQSGENQYLIASDSGRGLGRMI, translated from the coding sequence ATGTACACAGCACTTTTATGGACAACGGTTGGTCTTGCCCTCGGCATAGCGGGAACGTTAGTGGTGTTGTGGTTGCGGAGAAATACCGCCAAGAAACGCCGACAATTGATCACCAGCGATGATGCCGAACGCAGCATCCGAGCCAATTATTTTGCCCATGTCGGTACCTGGGAATGGGAGATTAAGCCAAATAAACTCTATTGGTCCGATGAGATTTATGCCATTTTTGGCCACAAGGTAGGGGATGTTACCCCCTCCTATAGTTTATTTGCCCGCGCTGTTCACCCCGATGATATTGAGCGAGTACAGAAGCAGGAAAAAGCCTGTTTGGCTGGTGATTCCCGCCATGAGATCGAATACCGGGTGATCTGGCCCGATGGTTCGGTGCACTGGGTGATGGAATCCGGCGATGTGCTGTTTGATGAGCAGGGGCAGGCGGAGAAGTTTACCGGCATCGCCCGAGACATTACCGCCAGCAAGGAATCCACCGAACGGTTAAAAGCGCTGGCGCATTTTGATGCCTTGACCGGGCTGCCGAACCGAGAGTTGTTGCGTATTCGTATTGTCGAGGCGATGGAAAAAAGCAAGCTGACCAACAGCAAGATGGCGCTGGTCTTTATGGATCTGAATAAATTCAAGCCGATTAACGATGTCTACGGTCACGTGGTCGGCGACAAGGTGCTGCATGCAATTGCCCAGCGGCTGAACAGCTCGATACGGGGCAGTGATACCATTGCCCGGGTTGGCGGCGATGAATTTGTCGCGATTCTCAATAGTATCAACACCACCAGAGACATTACCACGGTGGTCGAAAAGCTGCGCAATGTGTTTCTTCAGCCCCTGGCCATCGATGGCCGACGCCATCAACTGGCCATCAGCATCGGCGTCAGCATCTACCCAGACGACGCCAGCGACATAGAGTCGCTGATGCATATTGCCGACATGGCGATGTATCAGGCCAAGCAATCGGGGGAAAACCAATACCTGATTGCCAGCGACAGCGGCAGGGGATTGGGGCGGATGATTTAG
- a CDS encoding GFA family protein has protein sequence MKYPIQGSCQCGQLRYTLHQPPVKVLACHCTECQKLSSSPYSVTAIIDADAIEFDGEMSDWSRSSDSGNTNNAKFCPGCGNRVYHYNPDNMAQLKLKLKPIQMDDDGVFEPSTHLWVSEKLDWVEIPPGVTVFDKQA, from the coding sequence ATGAAATACCCGATCCAGGGCTCATGCCAATGCGGGCAACTGCGCTATACGCTGCACCAACCACCAGTCAAAGTGCTTGCCTGTCACTGCACTGAGTGTCAAAAATTATCCTCCAGTCCCTATAGTGTCACGGCCATCATCGACGCCGATGCCATCGAATTTGACGGTGAGATGAGCGACTGGAGCCGATCCTCCGACAGCGGCAACACCAACAATGCTAAATTTTGCCCTGGCTGTGGCAACCGTGTCTATCATTACAACCCAGACAATATGGCCCAACTGAAGCTCAAGCTTAAGCCGATACAGATGGACGATGACGGGGTGTTTGAGCCCAGTACCCACCTGTGGGTGTCAGAAAAACTAGACTGGGTTGAAATACCCCCCGGTGTGACGGTGTTCGACAAGCAGGCTTAA
- a CDS encoding YgaP family membrane protein: protein MIERNIGNIERVVRLVAGLLFAAWVFTQPDLNGVEWFVMIISIMLILNGIFSRCYLWYVLDINSCDSNDKDCVTNTQC, encoded by the coding sequence ATGATTGAACGTAATATAGGTAACATCGAACGGGTCGTGCGATTAGTGGCAGGCTTGCTGTTTGCAGCCTGGGTGTTTACTCAGCCTGATTTAAACGGCGTTGAGTGGTTTGTCATGATCATATCCATTATGTTAATTCTCAACGGGATCTTTTCACGTTGCTATCTCTGGTACGTGTTGGACATCAACAGCTGTGACAGCAACGACAAAGACTGCGTGACCAACACACAGTGTTAG